The region ggctagGAAGGTCTACAGCCTTATTCAACACTTCCCTCTCCTTGGCCCTTCCATAGTTTCTCTATTTAAAGGTCACAGGGTCCTACTAATGGTTTTCTTGACCTTTTTTTCTCCAGGACactaaataatttctatttcttaattctttCCCAAGACAGCTCGTTTTTCAGTCATGTGCTGATCGCAATAAAGTGAATAACAAATAtctttcctgtctccctttccACTTGCCCCATCGCCCCTTGGCGAATCCTCCCTCCAGAGGGAGGTAGATAGATAtccagagaagcagggacacaagCCTCAGAGAGGCATCGGTTATAAGATCTTCCTTCAAGGGTGGAAGAAAGTATGTTTTGTCAAGAGGAGagcttaaaaggaagaaaagaaagaagaagaagaagaagaagaagaagaagaagaagaagaagaagaagaagaagaagaagaagaagaagaagaagaagaagaagaagaagaagaagaagaagaagaagaagaagagaggccCTCCCCAGCCAGCTTTCTGGTCCCCCCCCATCAGCAGCGCCCTAGGAGTGTCTGCCAAGGTGCCCTGGGGCGCGTGAACCACCTGGCCTGGGCTTGGGGGAAGGCCCGGCCCATACCTGACACCCTGGGGCGCAGAGATGTTCCTGGTGAGCTTCGGGAACCGAGTATTTCCCGCCCGCCCAGTAATGTTTAACGGGGACGTTTGTGCTCGCCTGATGATGCGGAATTCTTGGGGGCTAAAGCGGGAGAATTAGGGAGCTAGGACCCTGCAGCTGGGGCGCAGCCCAGGGACCCGGTTCACCGCTTAGAGCGTAAGGACCGTGGATTCTGTGCGCAGGACACCACGCACGGCCCCTGCTAGGGCATCTAGTCGTTGGAAAGTGCCAGGGCCCCGAAGGGTGATGCTCCCCATGGAGCTcgcgctctctctgtctctctgtctgtctctgtctctctgtctctcctacgTTGGCTCAGGGCTGCAGACAGTTGGTGCTTCGGTGTCTACGATGCAGAGTCGCCCATCCCGTCCGGGGCATTTCCCCGAATGCTCTCCCAGGGGCGGGTGACGGCCGCGTCCCGGGGATCCGTCCCCgcagggcgggggcgcgggggctgcggggggcgcgggggtcccTCGGCCCTGCGAACCCCGTGGGCGGCGAGTGGCGGCCACGCGCGGGGCGCCCGCCTCGTCCTCCTGCGCCCGCCCTCCGTGCACGCCAGCGGGGCGGCTGGACGTTGCCCCTCGCCGCGGGGGCCTCCGCACCCACATCACCGTCGGCGGCGTGGGGGGGGCTTCCGGAGCGGGCTGAGCGCCAGGATCTCCCCGCTGGCGGGGCCCAGCGCGCGCTCCCCGCGGTCGCCGCGTCGCCCTGAGCACCCTGCACCTCTCCCGGAGCCCCGCAACCTGGAGCCCCGCAACCTGGAGCCCCGCACCCCGAGAGCCCTGCAGCCCCGCATCCCTGCGCCCCGAGAGCCCTGCGGCCCCGCACCCCAGAGCCCCGCGCCCCGAGCTTCCTGCAGCCCCGCTCGGAGCCCCGCACCCCAGAGCCCCGCACCCCGAGAGCCCTGCAGCCCGCACCCTGAGCGCCCTGCAGCCCCGCACCCCGAGCGCCCTGCAGCCCGCATCCCGAGAGCCCTGCAGCCCGCACCCCGAGCGTCCTGCAACCCTGCACCCCAGCGTCCTGCAGCCCCGCACCCCGAGTGCCCTGTGGCCCTGCATCCCGAGTGCCCTGCAGCCCCGCACCCCGAGTGCCCTGCGGCCCCGCACCCCGAGCGCCCTGCAGCCCCGCACCCCGAGCGCCCTGCGGCCCCGCACCCCAGAGCCCCGCGCCCCGAGCTTCCTGCAGCCCCGCTCGGAGCCCCGCACCCCAGAGCCCCGCACCCCGAGAGCCCTGCAGCCCGCACCCTGAGCGCCCTGCAGCCCCGCACCCCGAGAGCCCTGCAGCCCGCATCCCGAGAGCCCTGCAGCCCGCACCCCGAGCGTCCTGCAACCCTGCACCCTGAGCGTCCTGCAGCCCCGCACCCCGAGTGCCCTGTGGCCCTGCATCCCGAGTGCCCTGCAGCCCCGCACCCCGAGAGCCCTGCGGCCCCGCACCCCAGAGCCCCGCGCCCCGAGCTTCCTGCAGCCCCGCTCGGAGCCCCGCACCCCAGAGCCCCGCACCCCGAGTGCCCTGTAATCCTGCACCCCGAGCGTCCTGCAGCCCCGCACCCCGAGAGCCCTGCGGCCCCGCACCCCAGAGCCCCGCGCCCCGAGCTTCCTGCAGCCCCGCTCGGAGCCCCGCACCCCAGAGCCCCGCACCCCGAGTGCCCTGTAATCCTGCACCCCGAGCGTCCTGCAGCCCCGCACCCCGAGTGCCCTGAGGCCCCGCACCCCGAGTGCCCTGCAGCCCCGCATCCCGAGTCCCCTGCGGCCCCGCATCCCGAGAGCCCTGAGGCCCCGCACCCCGAGTGCCCTGCGGCCCTGCATCCCGAGCGCCCTGCAGCCTCACAACCTGAAGCCCCGcaccccggagccccgccccgcgcccccagtGCCCTGAAACCCCGCTCCACACCTCAGAGCCCTGCAGCCCCACACCCCCGAGCCCTGCACCCCGAAGCCCCGCCCAGACCAGCCTCGCCCTGCCGCGCCCCCACCAGGGCCTGGTGGCCGACCCGACCCGACCGACCCGCTGCAGTGCGACCCCGGGACGGGCGCGCAGTCTCCTCGCTGGCCCCGCGGCCCCCCTGCggcccagccacctcccctcagAGAAATCCCCATCTCCTGGGAGGGGGTTTATCAACCCCAGCGTCTCCCCAGGGGGTCAGCTACTTCGATCTCTAATTATTCTGCATTCCCTTTATGACTCTCTTTCCTCTTTAGGGTTGCAGAGGGTTCAAAGTTGAGGCTGAAGAATATTAGCGTCCTTCCCTGTTACCGGGGAGGGACAGGTGGGGCTGGGCCGCTGGATGCTCAGGGGGGGCCCTGCAGGACCCAGGCTCTCAGACTCCCCCCTCTGAACCTCAACTGCCTCATGTACACAATAAAACTTAGAACAGTTGACATCTCCCCTGCCTTAGAGGGTTGGTGGAAGACCTCATCAAGTATGTTCCAGGCCTGGGAATTGTAGGGTTTTGTGATCCGTGGATCTGGAATTTAAGATTAAACATATACCATTTCGTTAAAGCAGTGAGTGAAGAGCATTTTTATCTGTGAACCAAGGATCAGAAGCaggtctttttctctccctcccccccccccaccccgttggGGCAGGCTTGGGGTCTCCACGCTCTGAATGTGGGTGTCACACACAGAACCGGATCAGATAGGAGGATTAGCGAGTCCTCTAGGAGTCTTGGTGTCATGGATTCTACTAATACTGCTAGCACAAAGTTAATGATGTATTTGGAGTTTTTCCTTCTTGCCTCATGGTTTccataggagagagagaaagagagacagagggagggagaagcaaccagttctcttttttaaaattaaaaaaaaaaaaaaaatcaatcccattGATCAACGTGGAATACCAAAGGCCCAAATCCTTTCCACTGTGATTAAAATTGGAGTGTTCTGAAAAATGCCATTTCAGATTGAAAATtgccatttctctctccctgttattctgtgtctctctttcttattttaaaggagACACAGGGGCATCTTAGGGAcatgccttttatatcttttttgatCCAGGCATTTTTAAGAAGCCACAGATGAAAGCGGGCTGAGTTGGCCCATGTTGGCTTTAGGTGTGCCCAATATGAGGAATGTGGTGAAGTCTTCGAAAAGAATCCAGGGTATTTTTACGGAAGGAATTACCTGTGTTTCCATGAGTGaataattttcatatatgttGTTTTGACCCATTCTTTCCCTGGGATGCCAGAGCCAACCCTCAgtgaaaagggggagaaaaagaaggaagatgtgTGAGCTCCCCCTGCTGCTCTCCTGCATTCAGGCTAACTGAAAGGAATCGCAAGGAAACATGTCTACACAAGCATAAGGACGAAAAATTTATGTGGATGATTTCCTTTTGAAAGACCCACTTCTATGCTGATGCGCAGAATGTTTTGGATCAAGGACTTGAGGCTCTGGGCTTGGATTTTGCAGGCCACCTTGTCAGTGTAGACGCGGCTTTATTAGCCAATGTCATTTCTGACAAGAGTTAGAGGAGGAATCCTTGCCTTGTCAGAGAACATGTTTACAAAGCGAAATTTGAAGTGGGGATTTGGCAGCCGCCCTGTGGATGGGATTATTCTTGGAATCAAATTGGATTACTTTTTGTCCAGAATTGTTCTCTTTGTTAGCTTATAGTTATTCATTTGACTGAATAATTCTCGCACACTTTTCTGTGTGTGCGTAGACATCACAGCGGTGTCACGGGGCTCTGGTATGAGCACAGTCGGACACCAGTGGAACCTTATTTTAGGCCGTATCTTCCGCTCCCTCCTATCCTgtgcttgatttatttatttatttatttagttttatttatttattgttttattattattatttatatttttatttatttatttatttattgttttattattatttattcatttatttgtttgcttatttatttatttttctatcctgtGTTCTTAATGGCCTCTTTAACACTCAGGAGCAGAGAGCTCCATGGGCTCTGGTCATCTATATAGACTGTGGAGCGAATTCCGTGCAGTTGCTGGATAAATTCATTAAGGTGGACTTCAACAATTTATTATTAACCCGTATTTAGTGAGTCTTGCCCTCAGTCCATGGGCTAGGAAGTATAAAAGATGTATGAAACATAATCCCTGCTGAGACCTGGTCAAACCAGCCAAGGGCCGAGCTTCAGTGTTCATTAACATAGACGGGTCAGTAGTATCATGATTCTTTTCACCTTGTAAGTAAACCCAGAGCTTCTCTTTCACTTTGTTTTCCACATGGGATTTGGGTGGAGTGGGCATCTCTTGTAAATCCAGAAAAGGACTGGATGATCCCAGCTTTTCTGATGGTTCCTGCTATACTCCTTTTCCCTGAACTTAATCACAAGGCAGTGAAGCCCACTCAGAAAACCACAGCAAGTTTTAATTAACCTAGCTCATAATCTCAATTTCTTTCTGCTCTCCGGTTTTTATTTCTCCCAACACATTGTGCTAATTCCCCCCTTTTACCTCTTTCCCTGGTTGGCACTGTGCTCCTCCCTTTGACTCAGCCGTCCTGCAACTATAATTCATTATGTCTAGGGTGAGGCTTGCCTCTTTCCTGACAATTCTTACCTGTGCAAATTGCTCTCTTTTCTAACTCTTTTTGGACTTTCGGTTTGCACCCCACAACAAGCTCTTCTTACAGAGAACCCCATCCATGTACGCATGTTACCTCTTGTTCTGAATTGGAAGGTCTATGGAGAAAGGGCAACGTCTGTCGTTTCTTCTGTATCGTCACACTGCTGAGATTTTTAAACCGTTCTCtgttaaaatcaataaattgaaataatgattctgagggattttttaaaatctcaaaataattttaaatcccATGTCTCTTAGAGGAACAATTGGCAAATTAAGGTGCCATTTCCaggattttaatttatgtattaattttgctTTGCTTCCACCCCAAAAGGATTTAAGGTgggtttaaaatattattgaaaactagacaagattattaattccatttctgTAAGCTCTAAAATAATATAGTTTTAGTTATCAAGTCAAACaatggagaggttttttttttttttttaaagataagaggCATGCTTTATGATATCTCTCATTATCacgttcaggaaaaaaaatcacagataaaaaatttcagaaatatttttgcgTCTTCTTtgcatatcacacacacacatacatacacactcacactAGAACTGTACTGGCAGGGAACATGGGTTGTTTAAAGTATAGCTATTCAACTGTCATATAAAGTGAAATCtatattttctctccttataTGACTATATATTTAACATCtctatgcatatgtgtgtgcatacatatgtatatgttatatacacaCACTCCACATTATTATTTCAAAGGGGATTTTGCTCCTTCTGGCTACCAGCAATAACTAGTCAATATTTACACTCTTGAATATCGATGATATCGTGCATACACAGGAAAGCTGTGGAAAACATCTCCATTTTCAAACagagttttaattatttgtaaagaCTTCAATTGTTCACTATCTAATGTCATGGATTGGTCCTCACAGTGTGAAGTGCAACTGTCCAGAACCCCCACAGTATTATAAATAGGCTTCTAAAGCCTGCTTGATTGATGTTTGGCATAAAACGCTATTCCTCTGAGCACATATATTCCTTCTGTTCAccattttcatagaaaaatacCAGGGCTGATTTTTTATTCAAATCTCCAATTTATGCAGGGTTTAAACTACTAAATACTTAAAGcctttttcagatctttttttcccttttctgttagGTAGGTAACTAAATCTTTTGCTTCAACACAAATAAGAATTGGAGATTTAGCAGATTCctgtgggggagagaaagagtttATTAATTATATTGAGAATCAAATAATATGCTTCTTTGACACTAATGTTCCATCTTTCTCCACCCCAAGTATCCTATGGGACAACTTTAAAGCCTTTATCCGGGTCTAGATTACTGCATTTATGGTTCCTTAGAAGAAGGAATTTAATGAATAGCATTCTGAGTTGAAGGGAGAATTTGAGATGTTTTAAGATTTAAGCTGTTAACagtgaagtgatttttttcaaagtatgtcCCAGGGATTGTActataaaacatcaaaaaaaaaaataagcacaataaTGTACATTTTCATGAGTTTTAATAAATTGTTAATACtgatgaaatgtaaatttttcctTCACGGACCCTTATCTGCATTTGACAGAGTCCTACAGAAACTTTAAGTACCCATTTAAAGCAATTTACAAGATATTGTAGAGATTCCCAGCAATAAAGAATGATTAGtgatcttcttaaaaatttttatattgacaATATTAAACCGAGTGCCTTATCCGGATTGAACTGGTTCTGGCTAGTGTCTGTATTGGTACCTTTATCAAGAATGCACATTTACTTTATAGGCTCTTTATTAGAAACAAATTCTACTTGAATACCATTCTGAAACTACCCTTACCTGATGGGTAACAAAGTAGTTAATATTCACTGGATATTTATTACACATCAGACACAGAACTAGGCACGTTCTGTGTATTACTGCACTGGATTTTTACAGTTACTGTAACGGAGGAACATACCTAattatcactcttttttttttttaaattatcactcttttttctatttatttgagagagagacagacagacagagcaagagcagggggaggggcagaggagaaggaaaagcagactctccccgcccccacagcAGGGAATCCAAAGttgcagggctccaccccagaaccctgagatcatgacctgagcagaaggcagaccctcaaccaacggagccatccaggtgtcccaagttgtCACTCTTTCAGGATGAAAGATTTAAAGCAGAGAGAGTGAAAGGGATTTACTTGCTGTCTTAGTTTAGGCTACTAGAACAGCATGCCCTAGAACAACATATCCTGGACTGGGTGGATTATAAACAacatagattttatttctcacacttctggaggctggaagacaGAGTGGGCAAGGGAAACAACTTGGCTGTTTTGATATGGTactgatcccattcatgaagACTCTACTCTCATGACCTAttcaccttccaaaggccccatctccgaATACCATCGTGGGATTCGatgtcaacatatgaattttgaggggatgcAAGCGCTCAGGTCATAGCACCTGCTtagtaaaaatagtaaatgtgAGGACTGGCCGGTAGCAGTCCAGATCCACCAACTACTAACTGAAAAGGACCAGAGAGTAACTATTTTAGGTTTTGCCGGCCATGCCATCTCTGTCACAACTGCTCAATTCTACTGTGTTAGTATAACAGCCGTCACAGAGAAGATGTAGATGAATTGTGTGGCTGTGTTCcgataaaattttgtttaataaaaaacAGGGATCGGGTTGGATTTGCCTTGTGGGCCATAATTTGCTGACCCCCGCACTATCCTATTTTGCCTGCTTCTTCAATGCCAAGAAAACCCACTAGATGCACATGATTTTGGAAGTGGCAGGCCTCTATGCCAGTCATTGTTCTGAGCAGGCAAAAGCAGTATGAACTACTTCACACCCGAGCACTTGACATACACATCATTGTCGGAGACTCTGCAAAGCTCCACTTAGAATATACTGTACTTGTAGGAGTGGGGTCTTGAATTAACTCTTGAGTCCTTATTATTATTGCTATGTGAGTTAAAATTACTGTCATGAAGCTGAATTCCATGCCTGCCTGAGTTTCTGGGGGTCCTGATGGCTATTTAATCTGAAAGCTACTTAACTTCATTTTCCAGGGATTGTTGGAGTGCCCAGTTACTCTTACTGTTCAATTGCAGTTTTCATCTGTACCACTGGTGACAGGCTGGTGACTTACTGGTTTTGTCCACTGAGGCCTGAAGATGTGTCTAACACTTCCAAGTCTTTAAATCAAGAACTGTATGTGTTAGCCAACTTCCCTGGTGCCAGCTCTCTCTCTAGAATTCTACTTTCACCTGTTCTTAGATGCTCCATTATTACAATTCATCCATGACCATGTATTAGAAAGTaaatactctctccctctgccaatgccAGATGCATTGTCTTCCTCATCAGATGCTGTATTCTGCAGAAGCAATCGAACATTTTAGCTAATAAGCCTTATCAGTGGCTGCCTGTCTACCCCGGTGGACAGATGAAGGTCTAGTCTTGGATGCTCTCAGTTGGCGCTAATGGTAGGTTATCAGCTCATGCTTGTCCATTGGGGGCAGGGTTAGCAACATGGGGcaagacacagaaaacaaactcCCCTACTCTACAGCTTTGCCTAAAGTAAAATGTTAcctttctttcattctcagaAGCCAAGTAATATGACCCTAGAGTGTAGTTACTATAAGAAAATTGCATGAGGATTTGAccttatattttctgaaatggcAAGATAGAATGGAGTCTTGGCCTGATTGGTAAAATtacagatgcattttttttcactgggtgaaaaagaaaccaaactgaTGGTGGATATTAAGAAGAACCAAGATTAAGCTTCAGATATCCTGTGATTAACAatgttctctcttcctcactcaaACATCTTTTATGAAACTCAATTTTTATCATAAATCTCATGATGATTTTTTGTATTAAAGAACTAAGTGGAATTTTTAACCAGAAGGAAAATTCTCTGGTGTTGGATTTAATCCTTGAAATCAATCAACAAGTCTTTTTAAGGTCCTTTAAATCATCACAACATGAAAGGGCTCTTGGGGTTCAAAGCCAAAGAAGTAATCCCTTGTCTTGTGTGTGACCGAAATGAATGATTGTAAGCAGTGATCCCTGCTCTTAAGTAGATTATAGTGTCATTGCAGAGATAAAATTAAGACATGAGACAATTAGAACAACTAGACAGGTTGGCACTTTGTGAGTTCAGAATAGAAAAGGATGATGGAATAATGTAATCAGTGCTTTGTAGAGAAGGTTGGGTTTAAGGCAGTTGATATCTGGGAGCCACTGATACTTTTATACAAGGGAACAACTTGaatatgggtttcttttttttttaatttttatttatttatgatagtcacacagagagagagagagaggcagagacacaggcagagggagaagcaggctccatgcaccggaagcccgatgtgggattcgatcctggatccccaggatcgcgccctgggccaaaggcaggcgctaaaccgccgtgccacccagtgatccctgaATATGGGTTTCTTGAAGTTAGAGGTGTCTTAATCTCTTTGGTAACTCAAAGACAAGGTGCACATCATGGCATAGTAGGTGtctaagaaaaatttatttagtaCGAAAATGGAATTTCAACAATATGAAAGATTTATTGGAGAGGTAGGAGTCAAGAAAAAGAGATggtaatgtctcttttttttttaagattttatttattcattcatgagagacacagagagagagaggcagagacagaagcaggctccatgcagggagcccgacataggacttgatcccaggtctccaggatcacgccctgagccgaaggtggcgctaaactgctgagccacctgggctgcctgatgGTAATGTCTTTGATGAACAGTGGTATGCTTGATTGTTTCTGCCGGCCAAGACCTGTAATAGCTACCTATTGAGTAGCTATTGGGTATTGGGTCACCGCTCAGACATACTCAGTACATTCGACAAATTAGTCTTGGACATCGATCAGCAAGTTTTCTCAAGTGTTTTTAATACTCCAAATATTGAAGACTTCAAAtttaatgcaaagaaataaatccCTTTCTCGAGTGAAACCACAGAATGATTGTGACTGATTGTATTTTCAAGGGAAATAGCATGGTAGAGAGTCTCATGGGCTTGGGAGTCAGATCAGAGTACATAACTTGGCTACACAAGTTGTTTGTGCATTATTAGCTGGGAGACCTTTGGAAATGTCAtttttcctgtgcctcagttgtATAACTTGGAAAATGCAGATAATGATATCTATCCATATGGATTTTGATGAggataaacatttataaaacacagaCTCTGGTTCAGGATAAACCATTCATAGAGACtcttttcactttcctttctCCACCTAGAGCGTTGAATGAGAGCCTGGGCTTGGGAGAAGCCGGGATGCCCTGAAAGTCCTGGGCTACAAGACTGGAGCTGCATTGGGTACTGAGCACCGGTACCATGGATGCCATCCATGTGTCCATCAGGACACTAGTCCTGAGCAGGAGGGACTGGTGAGTGCAGGCAGGAAAAGTACCAAGCACTGAGTTAGCTGGTGAGTGCAGGCAGGAAAGTACC is a window of Vulpes lagopus strain Blue_001 chromosome 24, ASM1834538v1, whole genome shotgun sequence DNA encoding:
- the LOC121481885 gene encoding vegetative cell wall protein gp1-like; the encoded protein is MLSQGRVTAASRGSVPAGRGRGGCGGRGGPSALRTPWAASGGHARGARLVLLRPPSVHASGAAGRCPSPRGPPHPHHRRRRGGGFRSGLSARISPLAGPSARSPRSPRRPEHPAPLPEPRNLEPRNLEPRTPRALQPRIPAPREPCGPAPQSPAPRASCSPARSPAPQSPAPREPCSPHPERPAAPHPERPAARIPRALQPAPRASCNPAPQRPAAPHPECPVALHPECPAAPHPECPAAPHPERPAAPHPERPAAPHPRAPRPELPAAPLGAPHPRAPHPESPAARTLSALQPRTPRALQPASREPCSPHPERPATLHPERPAAPHPECPVALHPECPAAPHPESPAAPHPRAPRPELPAAPLGAPHPRAPHPECPVILHPERPAAPHPESPAAPHPRAPRPELPAAPLGAPHPRAPHPECPVILHPERPAAPHPECPEAPHPECPAAPHPESPAAPHPESPEAPHPECPAALHPERPAASQPEAPHPGAPPRAPSALKPRSTPQSPAAPHPRALHPEAPPRPASPCRAPTRAWWPTRPDRPAAVRPRDGRAVSSLAPRPPCGPATSPQRNPHLLGGGLSTPASPQGVSYFDL